Proteins from a genomic interval of Lolium perenne isolate Kyuss_39 chromosome 1, Kyuss_2.0, whole genome shotgun sequence:
- the LOC127327212 gene encoding uncharacterized protein, translated as MAATSVASAPRPLRATPRQPVGAPCHHHATPLNGLRGRPRLAVSASAADETGSGGAASSSSRFYFNITGFPFPLGPFLNRRTIRTEAVKGSVWLFEQEQALGFSSVSTNTRMTVIKLRSGGLWVHAPIAPTKECIQLIKELGAPVEHIVLPTFAYEHKVFLGPFSRKFPRAQVWVAPRQWSWPVNLPLEFFGVFRSKPLEDEDEGTPWAAEIEQKVLSSPEVGIGPYVEVAFYHKPSRTLLVTDAVIFVPRQPPECIGKESLLAAAKNGLAVKILSKGREVPDDPVVDNKLTRERGWERMVLQILFLGPSNLLEPNASFAQMSQKLIVSPIVKTLVFSKVPEKVRDWVDRIARDWPFRRIIPAHFQAPINASRSDFLAAFAFLDEFLPERPPASPSLSLIFASFMGKAASYFPPDDMKTLSSLDDFLVSVGAVKKTVSGRKR; from the exons ATGGCAGCCACATCCGTCGCCTCCGCCCCGCGGCCCCTCCGCGCGACGCCGCGCCAGCCGGTGGGCGCCCCCTGCCACCACCATGCCACGCCGCTCAATGGCCTCCGAGGCAGGCCGCGCCTCGCCGTCTCGGCCTCGGCCGCCGACGAAACGGGCAGCGGCGGCGCCGCCTCTTCGTCGTCCCGGTTCTACTTCAACATCACCGGCTTCCCCTTCCCGCTCGGCCCCTTCCTCAACCGCCGCACCATCCGCACCGAG GCCGTGAAGGGCAGCGTGTGGCTGTTCGAGCAGGAGCAGGCGCTGGGCTTCAGCAGCGTCTCCACCAACACCCGCATGACCGTCATCAAGCTCCGCTCCGGCGGCCTCTGGGTGCACGCCCCCATCGCCCCCACCAAAGAATGCATCCAG CTGATCAAGGAGCTGGGCGCGCCGGTGGAGCACATCGTGCTGCCGACCTTCGCGTACGAGCACAAGGTCTTCCTCGGCCCATTCTCCAGGAAGTTCCCGAGGGCGCAGGTGTGGGTGGCGCCGCGGCAGTGGAGCTGGCCCGTCAACCTGCCGCTCGAGTTCTTCGGAGTGTTCCGGTCCAAGCCCCTGGAAGACGAGGACGAAGGCACCCCCTGGGCCGCCGAGATCGAGCAGAAGGTGCTCAGCTCGCCGGAAGTTG GGATTGGGCCTTATGTGGAGGTGGCGTTCTACCACAAGCCTTCCAGGACGTTGCTGGTGACGGATGCTGTCATCTTTGTTCCGAGGCAGCCGCCCGAGTGCATCGGCAAAGAGTCGTTGTTGGCAGCTGCAAAGAACGGCTTGGCAGTGAAGATATTGAGCAAAGGGAGGGAGGTTCCTGATGATCCGGTTGTGGACAATAAGCTGACACGGGAGAGAG GATGGGAGAGGATGGTGCTTCAGATATTGTTTCTTGGCCCCTCTAATCTTCTGGAGCCAAATGCAAGTTTCGCCCAAATGTCACAGAAGTTGATCGTTTCGCCAATTGTCAAGACACTAGTTTTCAGCAAAGTTCCGGAGAAG GTGAGAGACTGGGTTGACAGGATCGCCAGGGACTGGCCATTTCGACGAATCATCCCCGCCCACTTCCAAGCACCGATCAATGCGAGCCGGTCCGACTTCTTGGCTGCCTTTGCCTTCCTTGACGAGTTCCTCCCAGAGCGACCCCCAGCATCGCCTAGCCTGTCTCTCATATTCGCCTCGTTCATGGGCAAGGCGGCCAGCTACTTTCCCCCGGACGACATGAAGACCCTCTCCTCCCTCGATGACTTCCTGGTCTCTGTCGGTGCTGTCAAGAAGACCGTTTCCGGAAGAAAGCGATGA
- the LOC127324094 gene encoding uncharacterized protein codes for MGRSWPWTIGLLFLASLLLLSSTLPPPPPPGRGSTTTADEAILARVCDPRGPRPAWCDELHLRRRFLRGVARHRHGHHHHQHHHVPVPQPPPGRDDGDEIDPRYGVSKRRVPTGPNPLHN; via the coding sequence ATGGGCCGTTCTTGGCCTTGGACCATCGGCCTCCTCTTCTTGGCGTCCCtgctcctcctctcctccaccctgccaccgcctccgccgccggGCCGCGGGAGCACGACGACCGCCGACGAGGCGATCCTCGCCCGCGTGTGCGACCCGCGCGGCCCTCGCCCGGCCTGGTGCGACGAGCTGCACCTCAGGCGGCGCTTCCTCAGAGGAGTCGCGCGCCACCGccacggccaccaccaccaccagcaccaccacgTGCCGGTGCCGCAGCCCCCGCCCGGCCGCGACGACGGGGACGAGATCGACCCGCGCTACGGCGTCTCCAAGCGGCGCGTCCCCACGGGCCCCAACCCGCTGCACAACTGA